The proteins below are encoded in one region of uncultured Eubacteriales bacterium:
- a CDS encoding Serine-type D-Ala-D-Ala carboxypeptidase — MKRIVAAMLAALFLCSSIFVKAEGLSAPELSASCAILVDARTGRVLFEKNSNEKRAIASITKLMTALVAIRSMPDLSQEVTVKREYTLVGGSSMYLKMGEKVTLETLLYGLLMVSGNDAALAIADFCGGGVENFVGWMNDWAAELGMDNTHFANPSGLPDDTHYSTAADMAKLARAVMENEVLAKVVSTKTITIGGHSFSNHNKLLWQYEGCIGMKTGYTDAAGRTLVSCAERAGQRLIVVTLNAPNDWKDHAALLDYGFAAYPQQTLAVAGKEIRSLAVTGSLVRLVPVAAAENLSYPLAEGEKVSSKLILPESVHAPVRKGSLAGEAVFYVEGIEIGRTYLVYAASVANNEPKGRSLIELIRGLLNRPKEASFLAAFGTGTFSA; from the coding sequence ATGAAACGGATTGTCGCGGCGATGCTTGCCGCGCTGTTTTTGTGTTCGTCTATTTTTGTAAAGGCAGAAGGCTTGTCGGCTCCTGAGCTGTCGGCCTCCTGTGCCATTTTAGTGGACGCGAGGACCGGGCGGGTGCTCTTTGAGAAGAACTCCAACGAGAAGCGGGCTATCGCCAGTATTACCAAGCTCATGACCGCGTTGGTGGCCATCCGCTCCATGCCAGACCTCTCTCAGGAGGTGACGGTGAAACGGGAGTATACCCTGGTCGGCGGCTCCTCCATGTACCTGAAGATGGGGGAGAAGGTAACCCTGGAGACTTTGCTCTATGGGCTCCTCATGGTATCCGGCAACGACGCGGCCCTCGCCATCGCAGATTTCTGCGGCGGCGGGGTGGAGAACTTTGTGGGCTGGATGAACGACTGGGCAGCCGAGCTGGGCATGGACAACACCCATTTTGCCAATCCCAGCGGCCTTCCGGACGACACCCACTACTCCACCGCCGCCGACATGGCAAAGTTGGCCCGGGCTGTGATGGAGAACGAGGTTTTAGCCAAGGTCGTCTCCACCAAGACCATTACAATCGGCGGACACAGCTTTTCAAACCACAACAAGCTTCTCTGGCAATATGAGGGCTGTATCGGTATGAAGACGGGGTACACCGACGCGGCGGGGCGCACTCTGGTCTCCTGCGCAGAGCGGGCGGGGCAGCGGCTGATCGTCGTTACCCTTAATGCCCCCAATGATTGGAAGGACCACGCCGCCCTCCTGGATTATGGCTTTGCCGCCTACCCTCAGCAGACGCTGGCTGTTGCCGGTAAAGAGATACGCAGTCTTGCCGTGACGGGCAGCCTGGTGCGCTTGGTGCCTGTGGCCGCGGCGGAAAACCTATCCTACCCGCTGGCGGAGGGGGAGAAGGTATCCTCCAAGCTCATCCTGCCGGAGAGCGTTCATGCGCCCGTGCGCAAGGGGAGCTTGGCTGGGGAGGCGGTCTTCTACGTGGAGGGGATAGAGATCGGGAGGACCTACCTCGTCTATGCAGCCAGCGTGGCGAACAATGAGCCCAAGGGAAGAAGCCTGATCGAGCTGATTCGGGGTTTACTGAACAGACCCAAGGAGGCCAGCTTTCTGGCGGCCTTTGGGACTGGGACTTTCAGCGCTTAG
- a CDS encoding conserved hypothetical protein (Evidence 4 : Homologs of previously reported genes of unknown function) encodes MADIVVIGGGAAGCMAALTAAKHGASVLLLERNPKLGRKLYITGKGRCNVTNDSAADEVLKNIPHNGRFLTSAVTRFPPASVKAFFEELGVPLKTERGNRVFPQSDKSADIIDALLMALRRARVDILEDRAEAILTENGAVSGVKGEHGVYRCKAIILATGGVSYPLTGSTGDGYRMAEAQGHAVMPPKPSLVPLVAEGDVCKRMQGLSLRNVTIKVKNGKGKVIFTELGEMLFTHFGISGPLILSASAHMREFDTERYTVTIDLKPALEEKALDARLLRDFGENPNRDFHNVLEGLVPRLMAPVLEELTGIPGYTKVNVVTKEQRRKLLEVLKDLKITIKGPRPVEEAIITSGGVKTSEVNPNTMESKLLPGLYLAGELLDADAYTGGFNLQIAWSTGHAAGEAAAQKTRD; translated from the coding sequence ATGGCTGATATTGTTGTCATCGGAGGCGGGGCAGCGGGCTGCATGGCCGCATTGACCGCCGCAAAACACGGGGCCTCCGTCCTGCTGTTGGAGCGCAACCCAAAGCTGGGCCGCAAGCTCTATATCACCGGCAAGGGCCGCTGCAACGTCACCAACGACAGCGCCGCCGACGAGGTGCTGAAAAATATACCCCACAACGGCCGTTTTCTTACCAGCGCCGTCACCCGCTTTCCGCCGGCCTCGGTTAAGGCTTTCTTTGAGGAGCTGGGCGTGCCGCTGAAGACGGAGCGGGGCAACCGGGTTTTCCCCCAGTCGGACAAGTCCGCCGACATCATCGATGCACTCCTAATGGCGCTGCGCCGCGCCAGGGTAGACATCCTGGAGGACAGGGCGGAGGCCATTCTCACGGAGAACGGAGCGGTTTCCGGCGTGAAAGGGGAGCACGGGGTATATAGGTGTAAAGCTATCATCCTTGCAACGGGTGGCGTATCCTATCCGCTTACCGGTTCCACCGGGGACGGGTACCGCATGGCGGAGGCGCAGGGACACGCCGTCATGCCGCCCAAGCCTTCTCTGGTGCCGCTGGTGGCCGAGGGGGATGTCTGCAAGAGGATGCAGGGCCTCTCCCTGCGTAATGTCACGATTAAGGTGAAAAACGGGAAGGGGAAGGTGATTTTCACCGAACTGGGGGAGATGCTCTTTACCCACTTCGGCATCTCCGGTCCGCTGATTTTGAGTGCAAGCGCCCATATGAGGGAGTTTGACACGGAGCGCTACACCGTCACCATTGACCTCAAGCCCGCATTGGAGGAAAAGGCGCTGGATGCCAGGCTCCTGCGGGACTTTGGGGAGAATCCCAACCGTGATTTTCACAATGTGCTGGAAGGGCTGGTGCCCCGGCTCATGGCCCCTGTGCTGGAGGAACTGACAGGCATCCCAGGGTACACGAAGGTGAACGTGGTGACCAAGGAGCAGCGCCGCAAGCTCCTGGAGGTGCTGAAGGACCTGAAGATTACCATCAAGGGTCCCCGCCCGGTGGAGGAGGCCATCATCACCTCCGGCGGCGTGAAGACCAGCGAGGTCAACCCCAATACGATGGAGTCTAAGCTGCTGCCCGGTCTCTACCTGGCGGGAGAGCTGCTGGACGCCGACGCCTATACGGGAGGCTTTAACCTCCAGATCGCCTGGAGCACCGGGCATGCGGCGGGCGAGGCCGCCGCCCAAAAGACGAGAGACTGA
- the ytfJ gene encoding Sporulation protein YtfJ, whose translation MENKQHPIGELMSTTMQKIREMVDVNTIVGQPIQAGEVTIIPVSKVSFGFASGGSDWAGKNQKPDADNAFGGGAGSGVTIVPVSFLVVKGDLVRLIPVSPYPPTSVDRVIEMVPEVIDKVTGFIEKQKDKDKDEF comes from the coding sequence ATGGAAAACAAGCAGCATCCCATCGGCGAGCTCATGAGCACCACAATGCAGAAAATCCGAGAGATGGTGGATGTTAACACCATCGTGGGCCAGCCCATCCAAGCTGGAGAGGTCACCATCATCCCTGTGTCCAAGGTCAGCTTTGGTTTCGCGTCCGGCGGCAGCGACTGGGCGGGTAAGAACCAGAAGCCGGACGCCGACAACGCTTTCGGCGGCGGCGCGGGTTCTGGGGTCACTATTGTCCCCGTCTCCTTCCTGGTGGTGAAGGGCGACCTGGTGCGGCTCATCCCCGTCTCCCCCTATCCGCCCACCAGTGTGGATCGGGTTATTGAGATGGTGCCCGAGGTCATCGACAAGGTCACCGGATTCATCGAGAAACAAAAGGACAAGGATAAAGACGAGTTCTAG
- the scpB gene encoding Segregation and condensation protein B, giving the protein MEVKEMESAIEGILFAAGDAVGVERICMTLEADRATVDAVCQRLADYYSYERRGIRLIRLENSYQLCSAPEYADYIRKAFESRRPARLSQSALEVMAIIAYYQPATRAYVDQIRGVDSSYTVGLLLERDLIEECGRLAVPGRPILYRTTQTFLRSFGLSNLEELPELPSASAEDGQITMEMQMAVERMKAEQEQVETGTPEGVSTDEELLAAAVEYVKQEAGHEDSGEEE; this is encoded by the coding sequence ATGGAAGTTAAGGAAATGGAATCGGCCATCGAGGGTATCCTCTTTGCCGCGGGAGACGCTGTGGGCGTGGAGCGCATCTGCATGACGCTGGAGGCGGACCGGGCCACGGTAGACGCGGTGTGCCAGCGCCTGGCCGACTACTATAGCTACGAGCGCCGGGGTATCCGCCTCATCCGGCTGGAGAACAGCTATCAGCTCTGCTCTGCCCCCGAGTACGCCGATTATATCCGCAAGGCGTTTGAGAGCCGCAGGCCCGCCCGGCTGTCCCAGTCGGCGCTGGAGGTGATGGCTATCATTGCCTATTATCAGCCTGCCACCCGGGCCTACGTGGACCAAATCCGGGGCGTGGACAGCTCCTATACCGTGGGGCTACTTCTGGAGCGGGATCTGATCGAGGAGTGCGGGAGGCTGGCGGTGCCCGGCAGACCCATCCTCTACCGAACGACCCAGACGTTTTTGCGCTCCTTCGGCCTCTCCAACCTGGAAGAGCTGCCTGAGCTGCCAAGCGCCAGCGCGGAGGACGGGCAGATTACCATGGAGATGCAGATGGCGGTGGAGCGCATGAAAGCCGAGCAAGAGCAGGTTGAGACGGGGACGCCGGAGGGAGTCTCCACCGACGAGGAGCTTTTGGCGGCTGCCGTGGAGTACGTGAAACAGGAGGCCGGGCACGAGGACTCCGGAGAAGAGGAGTGA
- a CDS encoding ScpA/B protein, with product MDTPIFHLEKVVKAKAEDMEDFTGPLDLILSLLSKNKMEIKDIQISVILEQYLTWMARRQQLDLEVASEFVTMAAQLVFIKTRMLLSINDEEALSEMELLIASLEEHQRHESFTRIKAVVPALSDHYAIGRDYITKVPEAIPVNKVYRYVHKKEDLRRAMISVLERVDNQLPPPMAAFEGIVGREPYPVGDKATEILDRLVQFGVTRFKALFQGNRSRSEIVATFIAVLELCRAKRILLAGTEEDCTVTSTQEAGEEELELSTEGY from the coding sequence ATGGACACTCCTATTTTCCACCTGGAGAAAGTGGTCAAGGCGAAAGCGGAGGATATGGAGGACTTTACCGGCCCCCTGGATTTGATTTTGAGTCTCCTCTCCAAAAACAAGATGGAGATCAAGGATATCCAGATATCTGTGATCCTGGAGCAATACCTAACCTGGATGGCCCGGCGGCAGCAGCTCGATTTAGAGGTCGCCAGCGAGTTCGTCACTATGGCTGCCCAATTGGTCTTCATCAAGACCCGCATGCTCCTCTCCATTAACGACGAGGAGGCATTGTCCGAGATGGAGCTGCTCATTGCCTCCCTGGAAGAGCACCAGCGGCACGAGAGCTTTACCCGTATTAAGGCCGTGGTGCCTGCCCTGTCCGACCACTATGCCATCGGGCGTGACTACATCACCAAGGTACCTGAGGCCATTCCGGTGAACAAGGTATACCGCTACGTCCACAAGAAAGAGGACCTGCGCCGGGCCATGATCTCGGTGCTGGAGCGGGTAGACAACCAGCTCCCGCCGCCCATGGCGGCCTTTGAGGGCATCGTGGGCCGGGAGCCCTACCCTGTGGGAGACAAGGCGACGGAGATATTGGACCGGCTGGTCCAGTTCGGTGTGACCCGGTTCAAGGCCCTCTTCCAGGGCAACCGCAGCCGGTCCGAGATTGTCGCCACCTTTATCGCGGTGCTGGAGCTCTGCCGAGCCAAGCGTATCCTCCTGGCTGGCACCGAGGAAGACTGCACCGTCACCAGCACACAGGAGGCTGGGGAAGAGGAGCTGGAGCTCTCCACAGAGGGGTACTAA
- a CDS encoding conserved membrane hypothetical protein (Evidence 4 : Homologs of previously reported genes of unknown function): protein MTGWMIFGGVVLALFLLSLIRVGGFAEYSGEGLLAKLRVGPLYFTLYPMKRKPPKAKKEKKEKKKKEKVPEEEPPAKPGGTLERLKQYLPLIPEATRGLKRKVRIDKLCLDFTAAAPDAAAAAMAYGGANVAIGMILTVFEHNFKVKERRVRTAVNFDASEPKIYVHAALSMTIGQGVALTVRLLFLFLKLTLRGRAKQNAEKEAV, encoded by the coding sequence ATGACGGGGTGGATGATTTTCGGGGGCGTTGTGCTGGCTTTGTTCCTCCTGTCCCTGATACGGGTAGGCGGTTTTGCCGAGTACAGCGGCGAGGGCCTGCTTGCCAAGCTGCGGGTAGGGCCGCTCTATTTTACCCTCTATCCGATGAAACGCAAGCCGCCCAAGGCGAAGAAAGAAAAGAAAGAGAAAAAGAAAAAGGAAAAAGTGCCCGAGGAGGAGCCGCCCGCCAAGCCAGGCGGCACACTGGAGCGGCTTAAGCAGTATCTGCCCCTAATCCCAGAGGCGACGAGGGGGTTAAAGCGCAAGGTGCGCATTGACAAGCTCTGTCTCGATTTTACTGCCGCGGCGCCTGACGCGGCGGCGGCTGCCATGGCCTACGGAGGGGCCAACGTTGCCATCGGTATGATTCTGACTGTGTTCGAGCATAATTTTAAGGTAAAGGAGCGACGCGTCCGCACGGCGGTGAACTTCGATGCCAGCGAACCCAAGATCTACGTCCATGCGGCGCTTTCAATGACCATCGGGCAGGGCGTTGCCCTCACGGTCCGATTACTGTTTTTATTTTTAAAGCTTACCCTCCGCGGGAGGGCGAAGCAGAACGCAGAGAAAGAGGCGGTTTAG
- a CDS encoding Uncharacterized RNA pseudouridine synthase aq_1464 — protein sequence MEERLQKLLSACGVSSRRTAEGYIEAGRVTVNGAVARLGDKADLERDVVALDGVPLARAIEHTYILLNKPRGYVTTLSDEKGRPTVAQLTADCGARVWPVGRLDLDSEGLLILTDDGEFTNLLTHPSHEMEKEYHVSVNGDIEAALLILAGPMGLDGVPLAPAKVKQVGNGVLSVVIHEGKNRQVRRMCAAAGLTVTRLKRVREGSLTLGGLRPGAWRPLSAEELAGLKK from the coding sequence ATGGAAGAGCGCCTGCAAAAGCTACTCTCTGCCTGCGGCGTGTCCTCCCGCCGGACGGCGGAGGGTTACATTGAGGCAGGGAGGGTGACCGTCAACGGTGCCGTAGCCCGGCTGGGTGATAAAGCGGACCTGGAGCGGGACGTAGTGGCACTGGATGGCGTGCCCTTGGCGCGGGCTATAGAGCATACCTACATCCTGCTCAATAAACCCAGGGGCTATGTTACCACCCTCTCGGACGAGAAGGGGCGGCCCACTGTCGCCCAGCTGACGGCGGACTGCGGCGCGCGGGTCTGGCCTGTGGGGCGGCTGGACCTTGACTCCGAGGGTCTGCTGATTTTGACCGACGACGGGGAGTTCACAAACCTCCTCACCCATCCCAGCCATGAGATGGAGAAGGAGTACCATGTCTCCGTCAACGGTGATATAGAGGCGGCCTTGCTCATCCTGGCCGGGCCCATGGGCCTGGACGGCGTGCCCCTGGCCCCTGCAAAGGTGAAACAAGTAGGGAATGGAGTCCTCTCCGTCGTCATTCATGAGGGGAAGAACCGGCAGGTGCGGCGCATGTGCGCCGCCGCGGGCCTCACGGTTACCCGCCTCAAACGGGTGCGGGAGGGGAGCCTGACACTTGGCGGCTTAAGGCCCGGGGCGTGGCGTCCCCTTTCGGCGGAGGAGCTGGCCGGGCTAAAGAAGTAG
- a CDS encoding SIS domain protein: MSKDILASIQSGMRSFSKGQKAIANFILTSYDKAAFMTASKLGRTVNVSESTVVRFAAELGYDGYPAMQKALQEMIRGKLTSIQRIEVSNDRIGTQDILPRVMHSDIEKIRMTLEEVDRAEFNATVDAIVGAKRIYILGVRSASALASFLGFYFNLIFENVVIVHTSSVSEVFEQILRVGEGDIVIGISFPRYSQRTVRAMHFAHDRRATVVAITDGSTSPLASIADHALLAKSDMASFVDSLVAPLSLVNALIMAVGRKKNEDLSKTFETLERIWDEYEVYEKAEENHG; this comes from the coding sequence ATGTCAAAAGATATACTGGCATCCATACAGAGTGGGATGCGGAGTTTTTCCAAGGGGCAGAAGGCGATTGCCAATTTTATTCTGACTTCCTACGATAAGGCGGCCTTCATGACGGCCAGCAAGCTGGGCAGGACGGTAAACGTCAGCGAGTCCACGGTGGTCCGATTTGCCGCTGAGCTGGGGTACGACGGGTACCCTGCCATGCAGAAAGCGCTGCAGGAGATGATTCGGGGCAAGCTCACCTCGATCCAGCGTATCGAAGTCTCCAACGACCGTATCGGCACCCAGGACATTTTGCCCCGGGTCATGCACTCGGATATTGAGAAAATCCGCATGACTCTGGAGGAGGTGGACCGCGCAGAATTCAACGCTACGGTGGATGCCATTGTGGGGGCCAAGCGCATCTACATTTTGGGTGTCCGCTCCGCCTCGGCCCTTGCAAGTTTTCTGGGATTCTATTTTAACCTGATTTTTGAGAATGTGGTTATCGTACATACGAGCTCAGTCAGTGAGGTCTTCGAGCAGATCCTGCGGGTGGGGGAGGGCGACATAGTCATTGGTATCAGCTTTCCCCGATATTCACAGCGTACTGTAAGGGCGATGCACTTTGCACACGACCGCAGGGCCACCGTGGTGGCGATTACCGACGGCAGCACTTCGCCCTTGGCCTCCATCGCGGACCACGCGCTCCTGGCCAAGAGCGACATGGCCTCCTTCGTGGATTCGCTGGTGGCTCCCCTTTCCTTGGTCAACGCCCTCATTATGGCAGTTGGCCGGAAGAAGAACGAGGACCTCTCCAAGACCTTTGAAACCCTGGAGCGGATTTGGGATGAGTATGAGGTCTACGAGAAGGCAGAGGAGAACCATGGCTGA